A window of the Gemmatimonadota bacterium genome harbors these coding sequences:
- a CDS encoding ABC transporter permease gives METLLQDARYALRGLRRSPGFTIVAILTLALGIGVNSAIFGVVNAVLYRPLPVDRPEQLVNIYGHQATSTKHETTSVPNFVDYERQVTTLSGLAGYTNFLGHATIDGASDLVLGELVTERYFSVLGVRPMLGRAFTAEENAAAHGLPVAILSYRLWQRRFGGDRAVLGRQFRMNGELFTVVGVAQETFGGMVPAVTAQMWLPAAMAEVVEPVGNNRTSGPIGPGPRAEQRGEHWLWVRGRMKPGVTLAQVRAELETVSARLAREHPAVNALERLTVIPSSDVRINPDVDGAVRPIGLLLVGAVTLVLVVACGNLANLMLARAARRGRELSLRVALGASRVRVLRQLLTESMVVAIGGGLVAVPLAAWLSMLAVRVRPPLPVDLGLSLAPDWRVLLFTGATAVATGLLIGLLPALRASRPQLASSIRDGGSWMGGRRGLEMRDGLVVLQVAVSLVLVVAGSLMVRSVRAAGDVALGYDGDRMAHLALAPSMSGYDLARGADLVRKGRERLLAMPQVEAVTMATRVPLSLNNNGHAIFIDGHQSSASDRPYDIDGTQVDEHYASTLGLRLVAGRWLEEGDVREQRHVAVITKSMADRYWPGKDAVGREFRRAWGGEPWQVIGVVADYKVNTPGEGATPYIHFPSGGYDGFANYLVRTRGAAGAEVPRMVAEFHAIDPDLAFMDAGTLRDLANVRLFPVRAGAVIIGSFGGLALLVAAIGLYGVIGYSVSRRVKEIGIRRALGAETRQVIGMVMGQGMLLVAIGGAIGLVLAAMASRALSAVLFVGPFDPASFGAAFAVLAAVAAIANGVPAWRASRVDATEALRAE, from the coding sequence ATGGAGACGCTCCTCCAGGACGCCCGCTACGCCCTTCGCGGCCTCCGCCGCTCGCCGGGCTTCACCATCGTCGCGATTCTCACCCTGGCGCTCGGCATCGGGGTCAACAGCGCCATCTTCGGCGTCGTCAACGCGGTCCTCTACCGCCCGCTCCCCGTCGATCGCCCGGAGCAACTGGTGAACATCTACGGACACCAGGCCACGTCGACCAAGCACGAGACGACGTCGGTCCCCAACTTCGTCGACTACGAGCGGCAGGTGACCACGCTGTCGGGGCTGGCGGGGTACACGAATTTCCTCGGCCACGCCACGATCGACGGCGCGTCGGACCTCGTCCTCGGTGAGCTGGTGACCGAGCGGTACTTCTCCGTCCTCGGCGTGCGCCCCATGCTCGGCCGCGCCTTCACCGCCGAAGAGAATGCCGCAGCGCACGGGCTCCCGGTGGCCATCCTGTCGTATCGCCTCTGGCAACGTCGCTTTGGAGGCGATCGCGCCGTGCTCGGCCGGCAGTTCCGCATGAACGGGGAGCTGTTCACCGTGGTTGGTGTGGCGCAGGAGACCTTCGGCGGGATGGTGCCTGCGGTTACCGCCCAGATGTGGCTCCCGGCGGCGATGGCCGAGGTGGTCGAGCCCGTGGGGAACAACCGGACCAGCGGCCCGATCGGCCCTGGCCCGCGCGCCGAGCAGCGGGGCGAGCACTGGCTGTGGGTGCGGGGACGGATGAAGCCCGGGGTGACGTTGGCACAGGTGCGCGCCGAGTTGGAGACGGTGAGTGCGCGGCTGGCGCGCGAGCATCCGGCGGTGAACGCGCTCGAGCGCCTAACGGTGATCCCATCGTCGGACGTGCGCATCAACCCCGACGTCGACGGGGCGGTGCGCCCGATCGGCCTCCTCCTGGTGGGGGCGGTGACGCTCGTACTGGTCGTGGCCTGCGGCAACCTCGCCAACCTCATGCTGGCGCGCGCGGCGCGACGGGGGCGCGAGCTGTCGCTGCGGGTGGCGCTCGGTGCCAGCCGCGTGCGTGTCCTCCGTCAGCTGCTCACCGAGAGCATGGTCGTCGCGATTGGCGGCGGCCTGGTGGCAGTACCGCTGGCGGCGTGGCTCTCGATGCTGGCCGTGCGCGTGCGTCCTCCGCTCCCGGTCGATCTCGGGCTCTCGCTCGCGCCCGACTGGCGCGTGCTCCTCTTCACGGGAGCCACGGCGGTCGCCACGGGACTCCTCATCGGGCTCCTCCCGGCGTTGCGCGCCTCACGCCCGCAGCTCGCCTCGAGCATTCGCGACGGCGGGTCGTGGATGGGAGGAAGGCGCGGCCTCGAGATGCGAGACGGGCTTGTGGTGCTGCAGGTGGCGGTGTCGCTCGTCCTGGTGGTGGCCGGATCGCTGATGGTCCGCAGCGTGCGGGCGGCCGGGGACGTGGCGTTAGGCTACGACGGCGACCGGATGGCGCATCTCGCGCTCGCCCCCTCGATGAGCGGCTACGACCTGGCGCGCGGGGCCGACCTGGTGCGCAAGGGGCGTGAGCGTCTGCTGGCGATGCCGCAGGTGGAAGCGGTCACGATGGCGACGCGCGTCCCGCTGTCGCTCAACAACAACGGGCACGCCATCTTCATCGACGGGCACCAGTCGTCGGCGAGCGACCGACCGTACGACATCGACGGCACGCAGGTGGATGAGCATTACGCGTCCACACTGGGATTGCGTCTCGTGGCGGGGCGCTGGCTCGAAGAGGGAGATGTCCGCGAGCAACGTCACGTGGCCGTCATCACCAAGTCGATGGCCGATCGCTACTGGCCCGGCAAGGACGCGGTCGGGCGCGAATTTCGTCGAGCGTGGGGAGGCGAGCCGTGGCAGGTGATCGGCGTGGTCGCCGACTACAAGGTGAACACCCCGGGGGAGGGGGCCACGCCGTACATCCACTTCCCGTCCGGCGGCTACGACGGCTTTGCCAACTACCTCGTGCGCACGCGCGGCGCGGCCGGCGCGGAGGTCCCCAGGATGGTGGCGGAGTTCCACGCCATCGATCCCGACCTGGCCTTCATGGATGCGGGGACGTTGCGCGACCTGGCCAACGTGCGCCTCTTCCCCGTCCGTGCCGGGGCCGTGATCATCGGGAGCTTTGGCGGGCTGGCGCTCCTGGTGGCGGCGATCGGCCTCTATGGCGTGATCGGCTACTCGGTGAGCCGGCGCGTAAAGGAGATCGGGATCCGCAGGGCGTTAGGCGCGGAAACGCGGCAGGTCATCGGGATGGTCATGGGACAGGGGATGCTGCTGGTCGCGATCGGTGGGGCGATCGGGCTGGTGCTGGCGGCGATGGCGAGTCGCGCCTTGTCGGCGGTGTTGTTCGTGGGCCCGTTCGATCCCGCGAGCTTCGGCGCGGCGTTCGCCGTCCTGGCGGCGGTGGCGGCGATTGCCAACGGCGTCCCGGCGTGGCGCGCGTCACGAGTGGATGCGACGGAGGCGTTGCGCGCGGAGTGA
- a CDS encoding NAD(P)-dependent alcohol dehydrogenase: protein MKASVLTAFGPPEVLQVGEVGTPVAGEHEVLIRVRATTVTFADRLVRNFAAVSPRAFHMPWLFWLISKLSFGFRTPRVRILGSEFSGTVEGVGARVTQFKPGDAVYGFRGARMGAYAEYLCMNERGMLARKPATLTFEEAASLPYGALMAMALLRTLGLQRGQRLLVVGASGGIGRWVVQLAAQHVGATVTGVCGSDGMEFVRALGATTVIDYTRERFVDRPESYDVIVDILGTSSFARCRRILAPRGRLVYVSFKVKQLLQMLWTSVVGDRKVRCVVLVERREDLDTLRALVEAGTLRPIVDRVFPFAEAAAAHRYAEGGANRGAVVISVA, encoded by the coding sequence ATGAAAGCGTCCGTCCTGACGGCATTCGGCCCCCCGGAGGTGCTGCAAGTGGGCGAGGTCGGCACGCCCGTGGCCGGGGAGCACGAGGTGTTGATCCGCGTGCGCGCGACGACCGTGACGTTCGCGGATCGGCTGGTGCGCAACTTCGCCGCCGTGTCGCCGCGCGCCTTTCACATGCCGTGGCTCTTCTGGCTCATCAGCAAGCTGTCGTTTGGCTTTCGTACCCCCAGGGTTCGCATCCTGGGGAGCGAGTTCTCCGGCACGGTCGAAGGGGTCGGCGCGCGCGTCACGCAGTTCAAGCCGGGGGACGCAGTGTACGGCTTCCGTGGCGCTCGCATGGGGGCGTACGCCGAGTACCTGTGCATGAACGAACGCGGCATGCTCGCGCGCAAACCGGCGACGCTGACGTTCGAGGAGGCCGCCTCCCTGCCGTACGGCGCGCTGATGGCGATGGCGCTGCTGCGGACGCTTGGCCTGCAGCGCGGACAACGCCTCCTGGTAGTGGGCGCATCCGGCGGCATCGGTCGTTGGGTCGTTCAGCTGGCGGCGCAGCACGTCGGTGCCACCGTGACCGGCGTCTGCGGTTCGGACGGAATGGAGTTCGTACGCGCCCTGGGAGCGACGACGGTCATCGACTACACGCGGGAGCGCTTCGTCGATCGACCCGAGAGCTATGACGTGATCGTCGACATCCTGGGGACGAGTTCGTTCGCGCGCTGTCGACGCATACTCGCGCCGCGAGGGCGACTGGTCTACGTGAGCTTCAAGGTGAAACAGCTGCTGCAGATGCTGTGGACGTCTGTCGTGGGCGACCGGAAGGTGCGATGTGTCGTGCTTGTCGAACGGCGGGAGGATCTCGACACCCTGCGGGCGCTGGTGGAGGCGGGGACGCTCAGGCCAATCGTCGACCGTGTCTTTCCGTTCGCGGAGGCAGCGGCAGCGCATCGCTATGCCGAGGGGGGCGCAAACCGGGGTGCGGTCGTGATTTCGGTTGCGTAG
- a CDS encoding beta-lactamase family protein, whose translation MRITSRAILTLTVGLALAPTTAVAQLDSLAPIVSRYLAEARVPGAQVAVVQRGAIVHLSAYGLANVPFRVPVTETTAFSIASATKSFAGVALMQLAEAGRVRLDDPIGRYVDSLPPAWRRVTLRQLITHTSGLPDVLNPESGILIATPPEAAWAKVRRLPIIAPPATRWSYNQTNYWLLGLMMARVTGEPLHRAIERQFAAADMPTANIGDVRDVAAGTSDTYSYTRYAGDSSWRDTTLERVVVDFPKQLRLAAGVNASARDLARWLIALQGGRLLKQPASLDTLWASPRMADGKILGAGSASGYALGWPTFNDAAHPSVGGLGGGRAAFLVYPKDDLAVIVLTNLQGSSPERLATRIAALYLQP comes from the coding sequence ATGCGCATCACGTCCCGTGCAATCCTTACGCTGACCGTCGGGCTCGCCCTCGCCCCAACGACAGCCGTCGCCCAGCTGGACAGCCTCGCACCGATCGTCAGCCGCTACCTCGCCGAGGCCCGCGTCCCCGGCGCGCAGGTCGCGGTGGTGCAGCGGGGAGCGATCGTCCACCTCTCCGCCTACGGACTCGCGAACGTCCCCTTCCGCGTGCCCGTGACGGAGACCACCGCCTTCTCGATCGCCTCGGCGACCAAGTCGTTCGCCGGCGTGGCCCTCATGCAGCTGGCGGAGGCGGGGCGTGTGCGGCTCGACGACCCGATCGGTCGCTATGTCGACTCGCTCCCGCCGGCGTGGCGCCGCGTGACGCTGCGACAGCTCATCACGCACACCTCGGGGCTCCCTGACGTCCTCAACCCGGAGTCCGGGATCCTCATCGCCACGCCACCCGAGGCGGCGTGGGCCAAGGTCCGGCGACTCCCCATCATCGCGCCACCGGCGACCCGATGGTCGTACAACCAGACCAACTACTGGCTCCTTGGCCTGATGATGGCCCGCGTCACCGGGGAACCGCTGCACCGCGCCATCGAGCGCCAGTTCGCCGCGGCCGACATGCCCACGGCGAACATCGGTGACGTCCGTGACGTGGCGGCCGGCACGAGCGACACGTACAGCTACACGCGGTATGCCGGCGACTCGTCGTGGCGCGACACCACGCTCGAACGCGTGGTGGTCGACTTTCCGAAGCAGCTGCGCCTCGCCGCCGGTGTGAACGCCAGCGCGCGCGACCTCGCGCGGTGGCTCATTGCGCTGCAGGGCGGGCGGCTACTCAAGCAGCCCGCCAGCCTCGACACGCTCTGGGCCTCCCCGCGCATGGCCGACGGCAAGATCCTGGGCGCCGGCAGCGCGAGCGGCTACGCCCTCGGATGGCCGACGTTCAACGATGCCGCGCATCCGTCGGTTGGTGGGCTCGGCGGGGGGCGCGCCGCCTTTCTGGTTTATCCCAAGGACGACCTCGCGGTCATCGTCCTGACCAACCTGCAGGGCTCATCGCCGGAGCGCCTGGCGACGCGCATCGCGGCGCTCTACCTGCAACCGTAG
- a CDS encoding TonB-dependent receptor, translating into MLRDHPQSPHHEDDARAQRTSRDAPPVVHPPRLLRRRREAHPRKALTAPRTVPRLEDDSVTPPLGSLSSHAVLFRPLRSRHSLLARIIAAAVSIAPLVSAASIAVLSSTASAQPSPGGVTLSGRIVDSASKAALPYLSIQLLWERDSAFVAGRLTSEDGGFAFTGLKKGVYVLVARHIGHRPLRQRVLVGELSAFLDLGTLPMVREPQSLAGVVVTGSADAVAEAMDRKTFTVSDNITQSGGSVLQAMSTVAGVTIGQDGKVLLRGSDKVVVLIDGKQTALTGFGSQAGLDNLPASALERIEVINNPSARFDANASAGIINLVFRKEEQQGFNGKLGVMGGAGALWEKKENLPTIRPQYRGTPKFNPSVALNYRDGATNSFVQADWLYSPTLNKNEFSTRTYDDGTVIVQQIKRNRRTDYATLNAGVDHEFDARNTVRVAGLFNREKILDYGDNPYFDGALQNRYRLWQFLEDEVKYTAFGTAALVHKFPQAGHTLTFTSNYSFHREDEQYFFTNTLTSFVGKDAFKLLSDEHVVDFNADYVKPLRQGRFEGGFKGRYRSIPVNMRFFPGQNTPIDTGAGGKATYREKIPAIYGNYVFESQRLELEGGVRFEGVQVDYDVNPNHNTYKSDGYRYFQPFPNVRAAWKFDDANKLSLFFNRRVDRPNEVDIRIFPKYDEPELIKVGNPALQPQYSTSTELGYKTSWPKGSLYAAAFHRIVDGTITRIATQAPGSVLLYNVFQNAGRSWSTGGEVVWQQSFASNLLLNANANIYRRTVDAFSVVNIYPVPVTYTAPREQLTSGNVKLNATITLPSDWQLQLSNVYLAPDLLPQGRLGSRYSLDVGAKKSVQRGRGELVVNATDLLNTNQAERTIRGTNFRLVSTDYLETQVVRVGYSWKF; encoded by the coding sequence ATGCTACGCGATCACCCCCAGTCGCCCCACCACGAAGACGATGCCCGAGCCCAGCGCACATCACGAGACGCTCCACCGGTGGTACACCCGCCCCGTCTTCTTCGTCGCCGACGTGAAGCGCACCCTCGCAAGGCGCTGACGGCACCGCGCACGGTGCCTAGACTTGAGGACGACAGCGTCACTCCCCCCTTGGGCTCCCTATCGTCTCACGCCGTGCTGTTTCGCCCACTGCGCTCGCGCCACTCGCTCCTCGCCCGCATCATCGCAGCGGCCGTCTCGATCGCCCCGCTTGTATCGGCCGCATCGATCGCCGTGCTCTCGTCGACCGCATCGGCGCAGCCCTCGCCCGGCGGCGTCACCCTCTCAGGGCGTATCGTCGACTCCGCGTCGAAGGCGGCGCTCCCCTACCTCTCGATCCAGCTCTTGTGGGAGCGGGACAGCGCCTTCGTTGCCGGGCGACTGACCAGTGAGGACGGGGGCTTCGCCTTCACCGGTCTCAAGAAGGGGGTCTACGTGCTGGTGGCCCGGCACATCGGCCATCGCCCCTTGCGGCAGCGCGTCCTGGTCGGTGAACTCAGCGCCTTCCTCGACCTTGGCACTCTCCCGATGGTTAGGGAGCCCCAGTCGCTCGCCGGCGTCGTGGTCACGGGCAGCGCCGATGCGGTCGCCGAGGCGATGGACCGCAAGACGTTCACCGTCAGCGACAATATCACCCAGTCGGGTGGGTCGGTGCTGCAGGCGATGTCGACGGTGGCGGGGGTGACGATCGGGCAGGATGGCAAGGTGCTGCTGCGGGGGAGCGACAAGGTCGTCGTCCTCATCGACGGCAAGCAGACCGCCCTCACCGGCTTCGGCTCGCAGGCGGGACTGGACAACCTCCCGGCGTCGGCGCTGGAGCGCATCGAGGTCATCAACAACCCGTCGGCCCGCTTCGACGCCAACGCCAGCGCCGGCATCATCAACCTGGTCTTCAGGAAGGAAGAGCAGCAGGGCTTCAACGGCAAGCTCGGGGTCATGGGGGGCGCGGGCGCGTTGTGGGAGAAGAAGGAGAACCTCCCCACGATCCGTCCGCAGTATCGCGGCACCCCCAAGTTCAACCCGTCGGTCGCCCTCAACTATCGCGACGGCGCGACCAACAGCTTCGTGCAGGCCGACTGGCTCTACTCGCCCACGCTCAACAAGAACGAGTTCTCCACGCGCACCTACGATGATGGCACCGTCATCGTCCAGCAGATCAAGCGCAACCGCCGCACCGACTACGCCACCCTCAACGCGGGGGTGGACCACGAGTTCGATGCGCGGAATACGGTGCGCGTGGCCGGGCTGTTCAACCGCGAGAAGATCCTCGACTACGGCGACAATCCGTACTTCGACGGGGCGCTGCAGAATCGCTACCGGCTCTGGCAGTTTCTCGAGGACGAGGTCAAGTACACGGCCTTCGGCACCGCGGCGCTGGTGCACAAGTTCCCGCAGGCGGGGCACACGCTCACCTTCACGTCCAACTACTCGTTCCATCGAGAGGACGAGCAGTACTTCTTCACCAACACCCTCACGAGCTTCGTCGGGAAGGATGCCTTCAAGCTGTTGTCCGACGAGCACGTGGTGGACTTCAACGCCGACTACGTCAAGCCGCTGCGGCAGGGGCGCTTCGAGGGAGGCTTCAAGGGGCGCTACCGTTCGATCCCGGTGAACATGCGCTTCTTCCCGGGGCAGAACACCCCGATCGACACCGGGGCCGGCGGCAAGGCGACGTATCGCGAGAAGATCCCGGCGATCTACGGCAACTACGTCTTCGAGAGCCAGCGCCTCGAGCTCGAAGGGGGTGTTCGTTTCGAAGGGGTGCAGGTGGACTACGACGTCAACCCCAACCACAACACCTACAAGAGCGATGGCTATCGCTACTTCCAGCCCTTCCCCAACGTGCGGGCGGCCTGGAAGTTCGACGACGCCAACAAGCTCTCGCTCTTCTTCAACCGGCGCGTCGACAGGCCTAACGAGGTCGACATCCGCATCTTCCCCAAGTACGACGAGCCCGAGCTGATCAAGGTCGGCAACCCGGCGTTGCAGCCGCAGTACTCCACCTCCACGGAGCTTGGCTACAAGACCAGCTGGCCCAAGGGGAGCCTGTACGCCGCCGCCTTCCACCGCATCGTCGACGGCACCATCACGCGCATCGCCACGCAGGCACCGGGGAGCGTGCTGCTGTACAACGTCTTCCAGAACGCGGGGCGGAGCTGGAGCACGGGGGGCGAGGTGGTCTGGCAGCAGTCGTTCGCCTCCAACCTGCTGCTCAACGCCAACGCCAACATCTATCGCCGCACGGTCGACGCCTTCTCGGTGGTGAATATCTACCCCGTCCCGGTGACGTACACCGCGCCGCGCGAGCAGCTCACGTCAGGCAACGTCAAGCTCAACGCGACCATCACCCTGCCCAGCGACTGGCAGCTGCAACTCTCGAACGTCTACCTCGCCCCCGACCTGCTCCCGCAGGGGCGCCTCGGGAGTCGCTATTCGCTGGATGTGGGCGCCAAGAAGAGCGTGCAGCGGGGGAGGGGAGAGCTGGTCGTGAACGCGACCGACCTGCTCAACACCAACCAGGCAGAGCGCACGATTCGGGGGACCAACTTCCGGCTCGTGAGCACCGACTACCTGGAGACGCAGGTCGTGCGGGTGGGGTACAGCTGGAAGTTCTGA
- a CDS encoding serine hydrolase, whose translation MFASLGRRALSAGALLLFVASPASGQKKGDPLAGLDASIEKVRESFHIAGLAVGIVRNDSLIYAKGFGEKEIGKGDRVTPTTVFAIGSNTKSFTATAAAMLVDDGKLRWDDKVTRWLPGFQLYDPYITRELTMRDVLSHRSGLGRRGDALWYGTSYSRREILRRIRFLPPNAGFRTEMGYQNVMVMAAGEASGEAAGMSYDDLVRARIFKPLGMTSSSMSVTELGAQSDVSTPHDLSGGTPVAIPWRNIDNIAPAGSINSNIVDMSHYVRMQLSGGTFGGTRLVSAANLDVTKTPHISMGGVGDSLTHFVAYGLGWVLQDYRGRRVAWHNGGIDGMLSEMWTVPEERLGVIVLTNSSPHVAGPTIVRDILDRFLIGKPAKDYLAESVTLMQRMSLGAAAQAKAAEAARLKDTRPSLPLDRYVGTYTDSLYGDVGIVKQGDALAFQWQSMTQPLTHWHLDQFRGKFVLGQDLQLNFRIDGAGKVAGVDVEGLGTFNRKRSSP comes from the coding sequence ATGTTCGCCTCCCTCGGTCGCCGCGCGCTGTCAGCGGGCGCGCTCCTGCTCTTCGTTGCTTCGCCGGCCTCTGGCCAGAAGAAGGGCGACCCGCTCGCCGGGCTCGACGCCTCCATCGAGAAGGTGCGCGAGTCATTTCACATCGCCGGGCTCGCGGTCGGCATCGTGCGGAACGATTCGCTGATCTACGCCAAGGGGTTCGGGGAGAAGGAAATCGGCAAGGGCGACCGCGTCACCCCCACGACGGTCTTCGCGATCGGCTCCAACACCAAGTCGTTCACCGCGACCGCTGCGGCGATGCTGGTCGACGACGGCAAGCTGCGGTGGGACGACAAGGTCACGCGCTGGCTCCCCGGCTTCCAGCTGTACGATCCGTACATCACGCGCGAGCTCACGATGCGCGACGTGCTGTCGCATCGCTCGGGGCTGGGACGGCGTGGCGACGCGTTGTGGTACGGGACCAGCTATTCGCGGCGCGAGATCCTCCGCCGCATCCGCTTCCTGCCGCCTAACGCCGGCTTCCGGACGGAGATGGGGTACCAGAACGTCATGGTGATGGCGGCGGGCGAAGCGAGCGGCGAAGCGGCGGGGATGAGCTACGACGACCTGGTGCGCGCGCGCATCTTCAAGCCGCTCGGCATGACGAGCAGCAGCATGAGCGTGACCGAACTGGGCGCCCAGAGCGACGTGTCGACACCGCACGACCTCAGCGGCGGCACGCCGGTCGCCATTCCGTGGCGCAACATCGACAACATCGCGCCCGCCGGTTCCATCAACTCCAACATCGTCGACATGTCGCACTACGTGCGCATGCAGCTGTCGGGCGGGACTTTCGGCGGGACGCGCCTCGTCTCGGCGGCCAACCTCGACGTGACCAAGACGCCGCACATCAGCATGGGCGGGGTGGGCGACAGCCTCACGCACTTCGTGGCTTACGGGCTGGGGTGGGTGCTGCAGGACTATCGCGGGCGGCGCGTCGCCTGGCACAACGGCGGGATCGACGGGATGCTCTCGGAGATGTGGACCGTCCCCGAAGAGCGGCTCGGCGTCATCGTGCTCACCAACAGCTCGCCGCACGTCGCAGGCCCCACGATCGTGCGCGATATCCTCGACCGTTTCCTCATCGGCAAGCCGGCCAAGGACTACCTGGCCGAATCGGTGACCCTCATGCAGCGCATGAGCCTCGGCGCCGCGGCACAGGCCAAGGCCGCCGAAGCGGCGCGCCTCAAGGACACGCGCCCCTCGCTGCCACTCGATCGGTATGTCGGGACCTACACCGACTCGCTGTACGGCGACGTCGGCATCGTGAAACAGGGCGACGCGCTCGCCTTCCAGTGGCAGTCGATGACCCAACCGCTCACGCACTGGCACCTGGATCAGTTCCGCGGGAAGTTCGTGCTGGGGCAGGATCTGCAGCTGAACTTCCGGATCGACGGCGCCGGCAAGGTCGCGGGAGTCGATGTGGAGGGGTTGGGCACGTTCAACCGGAAACGCTCTTCTCCGTGA